One Salvia splendens isolate huo1 chromosome 22, SspV2, whole genome shotgun sequence DNA segment encodes these proteins:
- the LOC121786190 gene encoding membrane magnesium transporter-like, translating to MGFSHAVGVVGVLILAHAAYSTIQYRSLLKITEEQVTGPPITVVVELVAGLFFCLWAALTVPGKFLSILPQSDENRLVALPFNLDFMIFNHRGKAFSLGIDMKIK from the exons ATGGGCTTTTCTCACGCCGTCGGCGTCGTAGGAGTTCTGATTCTCGCACACGCCGCCTACTCCACTATTCAGT ATAGATCTTTGCTCAAGATTACTGAAGAGCAGGTCACGGGGCCACCGATCACT GTAGTTGTGGAGTTGGTTGCAGGATTGTTTTTCTGTTTGTGGGCTGCTTTAACTGTGCCCGGCAAGTTCTTGTCGATTCTCCCTCAATCTGACGAGAACAG GCTAGTTGCCTTGCCTTTCAATCTGGATTTCATGATCTTCAATCATCGTGGAAAAGCTTTTTCTTTGGGTATCGATATGAAGATAAAGTAA